One Streptomyces sp. RPA4-2 genomic window carries:
- a CDS encoding low temperature requirement protein A, translated as MTSSSASESAPTPGTSRLGPLRRMTARGRGEAHRVATPLELFFDLCFVVAIAQAGAELMHSMARGHAGEGILNYVMIFFAIWWAWMNFTWFASAYDNDDALFRVVTLVQIAGVLVLAAGVSRAFENHVFLAVWLGYVIMRFALITQWLRAARSAEGAERTMALRYAVGVLLCQVGWLGLLVLPESGRGWVFLVMAPLEMCVPLYAEKDYVTSWHAHHISERFGLFTIIVLGESISAATVAVKTGVDEHDALGRLLPIAVGGLLIVFAAWWIYFAVPIHGFLRSNRQSFLWGYGHYLIFSSAAAIGAGLEVAVEQAVGKAHISTLAASAAVTLPTALYFLMVWLLHARHFKVGTAQQLVLPTAALLVILCTFLGDWAVLVAGIVATLAVAVGVILTARMTAPERRATAGAA; from the coding sequence ATGACGTCCAGTTCCGCTTCCGAGTCCGCACCGACGCCCGGCACGTCCCGGCTCGGGCCCCTGCGCAGGATGACCGCCCGGGGGCGGGGCGAGGCGCACCGCGTCGCGACGCCGCTGGAGCTCTTCTTCGACCTGTGTTTCGTCGTGGCGATCGCCCAGGCCGGCGCCGAGCTGATGCACTCCATGGCCAGGGGTCACGCGGGCGAGGGCATCCTCAACTACGTGATGATCTTCTTCGCCATCTGGTGGGCGTGGATGAACTTCACGTGGTTCGCCTCGGCGTACGACAACGACGACGCGCTCTTCCGGGTGGTCACGTTGGTGCAGATCGCCGGTGTGCTGGTGCTCGCCGCCGGGGTGTCGCGGGCGTTCGAGAACCACGTCTTCCTGGCCGTCTGGCTCGGCTACGTGATCATGCGGTTCGCGCTGATCACCCAGTGGCTCCGAGCGGCGCGCTCCGCCGAGGGCGCCGAGAGAACGATGGCGTTGCGGTACGCGGTCGGTGTGCTGCTGTGCCAGGTCGGCTGGCTGGGGCTGCTGGTCCTGCCGGAGTCGGGCCGCGGCTGGGTGTTCCTGGTGATGGCGCCCTTGGAGATGTGCGTCCCGCTGTACGCGGAGAAGGACTACGTCACCTCGTGGCACGCGCACCACATCTCCGAGCGGTTCGGCCTGTTCACGATCATCGTGCTCGGCGAGTCGATCTCCGCGGCCACGGTCGCCGTGAAGACGGGCGTCGACGAGCACGACGCGCTGGGCCGTCTGCTGCCGATCGCCGTGGGCGGCCTGCTGATCGTGTTCGCCGCCTGGTGGATCTACTTCGCGGTGCCCATCCACGGCTTCCTGCGGTCCAACAGACAGTCGTTCCTGTGGGGGTACGGCCACTATCTGATCTTCTCGTCGGCGGCCGCGATCGGCGCGGGTCTGGAGGTCGCGGTCGAGCAGGCGGTCGGCAAGGCCCACATCTCGACGCTCGCCGCATCCGCCGCGGTGACACTGCCGACCGCTCTGTACTTCCTCATGGTGTGGCTCCTGCACGCGCGCCACTTCAAGGTGGGCACCGCTCAGCAACTGGTCCTGCCCACGGCCGCGTTGCTGGTGATCCTGTGCACGTTCCTGGGCGACTGGGCGGTGCTCGTGGCCGGAATCGTGGCGACCCTGGCGGTGGCGGTGGGAGTGATCCTGACCGCGCGGATGACCGCACCCGAGAGACGGGCGACGGCGGGGGCCGCGTAG
- a CDS encoding FmdB family zinc ribbon protein — MPTYQYQCTECGEGLEAVQKFTDNALTECPNCGGRLKKVFSAVGIVFKGSGFYRNDSRGSSSTSSPASKPSTSSPASSSSSSSSSTTSSSSESKSSGSGSSSSSSAA; from the coding sequence GTGCCGACCTACCAGTACCAGTGCACCGAGTGCGGCGAGGGCCTCGAGGCGGTGCAGAAGTTCACCGACAATGCCCTGACCGAGTGCCCCAACTGCGGTGGCCGCCTGAAGAAGGTGTTCTCGGCCGTCGGCATTGTTTTCAAGGGCTCCGGCTTCTACCGCAATGACAGCCGCGGCTCCTCGTCGACCAGCTCGCCGGCGTCCAAGCCGTCGACGTCCTCACCGGCGTCGTCGTCTTCTTCGTCATCGTCATCGACGACCTCGTCGTCGTCGGAGTCGAAGTCGTCGGGCAGCGGTTCGTCCAGCAGCAGCTCCGCCGCGTAG
- a CDS encoding MFS transporter, translating into MASTVTSRPGYGQLLRTRGAWTFLLPGFAARQPFAMLTISLVLLVQHTTGSYGAAGAVAAATGVSMALFAPFTGRLADRHGQRAVLLPGVLVHVLAALCLTALALSDAPLWALFLAAVPTGASVPQIGPMVRARWGVKLQDSPLMSTAAAFESVTDELTFVLGPLVATALCTTVHPAAGLLTEAALTLFGGLLFAAQKSTQPATAREGHARVEHGSALRIPGVRVLIVTFLGIGSVFGGMQVSLAAFSESIGEPGMNGVLYGVFAAGNMLSGVACGAIAWKVAPRRRLVIGYAALTLTASGLWTAHSVAVLIGIGLLVGMCIAPALITGYTLVEGLVPAGARTEAFTWLTGAVALGQAAAVTVAGQMEDRLWDGAGFLVPMGGTALALVTLVALRSRLGTRPAGRTVARGVGHRVPVTVD; encoded by the coding sequence GTGGCATCCACGGTCACCTCCCGCCCCGGGTACGGACAGCTGCTGCGCACCCGCGGCGCCTGGACGTTCCTGCTTCCCGGTTTCGCGGCACGCCAGCCGTTCGCGATGCTGACCATCTCCCTCGTGCTCCTCGTCCAGCACACCACCGGCTCGTACGGGGCCGCCGGCGCCGTCGCCGCGGCCACCGGCGTCTCCATGGCGCTGTTCGCTCCCTTCACCGGCCGTCTCGCCGACCGTCACGGGCAGCGGGCCGTCCTGCTGCCCGGCGTCCTGGTGCACGTCCTGGCCGCCCTCTGCCTGACCGCCCTGGCCCTGTCGGACGCCCCCCTGTGGGCCCTTTTCCTCGCCGCCGTGCCGACCGGCGCCTCGGTGCCTCAGATCGGGCCCATGGTCCGCGCCCGCTGGGGCGTGAAACTCCAGGACTCGCCCCTGATGAGCACCGCGGCGGCCTTCGAGTCCGTCACGGACGAGCTGACCTTCGTCCTGGGCCCGCTGGTCGCGACCGCCCTGTGCACCACCGTGCACCCGGCCGCGGGCCTGCTGACCGAGGCCGCGCTGACCCTGTTCGGCGGCCTTCTCTTCGCCGCGCAGAAGAGCACCCAGCCCGCCACCGCCCGCGAGGGCCACGCGCGCGTGGAGCACGGTTCCGCGCTGCGGATCCCCGGGGTGCGCGTACTGATCGTGACCTTCCTGGGCATCGGCTCCGTCTTCGGCGGCATGCAGGTCTCGCTCGCCGCGTTCAGCGAGTCCATCGGCGAGCCCGGCATGAACGGTGTCCTGTACGGCGTCTTCGCCGCCGGCAACATGCTGTCGGGCGTCGCCTGCGGCGCCATCGCCTGGAAGGTGGCCCCGCGGCGCCGTCTCGTCATCGGGTACGCCGCCCTGACGCTCACCGCCTCCGGGCTGTGGACCGCCCACTCGGTGGCCGTGCTCATCGGCATCGGACTCCTGGTCGGGATGTGCATCGCTCCGGCCCTGATCACCGGCTACACCCTGGTCGAGGGACTGGTGCCGGCCGGTGCCCGCACCGAGGCCTTCACCTGGCTGACCGGCGCCGTCGCCCTCGGCCAGGCCGCGGCCGTCACGGTGGCCGGGCAGATGGAGGACCGCCTGTGGGACGGCGCCGGATTCCTGGTGCCGATGGGCGGTACGGCCCTGGCGCTGGTCACCCTGGTGGCCCTGCGTTCACGGCTCGGGACACGACCCGCCGGCCGCACCGTCGCACGTGGCGTCGGTCACCGAGTGCCGGTGACAGTGGACTGA
- a CDS encoding fructose-specific PTS transporter subunit EIIC, translated as MSEMITADLVDLDLSAETKEAAARALAERMVAQGRVTDLDGFLADVAAREAQMPTGLDGGIGIPHCRSEHVTEPTLAFGRSAAGIDFGAPDGPADLIFLIAAPAGADDAHLTILSALARQLMNAEFTSALRAVDDATAAAALIRGDESPAAAAAGAATSPATTEASEVPEVAEVAEGSQDSVAVSAAASADTATVSTGERPFRIVAVTSCPTGIAHTYMAAESLENAGRAAGVELVVETQGSAGFTRLDPAVIADADGVIFAHDVPVRDKDRFAGKPTVDVGVKAGINRPTELISEVRGKAERGEVTAGSAPGTPVERAGAAGEGYGTMLRKWLMSGVSYMVPFVAAGGLLIALGFAIGGYQINKAPSVMDHFVWTQGDSWGALLFQIGGVAFGFLVPVLAGYIAYGMADRPGIVPGFVGGAISLTINAGFLGGLAAGLIAGGVVIGIQKVRIPAALRGIMPVVVIPLISAAIVGFLMFVVIGKPIASAQKGMTDWLNGLTGSNAVLLGALLGLMMCFDLGGPVNKVAYTFATAGIAVASPSDSAMKIMAAVMAAGMVPPLAMALATTVRGRLFTQTERENGKAAWVLGASFISEGAIPFAAADPLRVIPSAMAGGAVTGALSMIFGATLRAPHGGIFVVPLIGNPFLYLIAIAAGVCVTTALVVVLKGMRKQASAGAGAGVAEAPITTKADTTEPVAA; from the coding sequence ATGAGCGAGATGATCACCGCGGACCTGGTCGATCTCGACCTGTCCGCCGAGACCAAAGAGGCGGCGGCACGAGCCCTCGCCGAGCGCATGGTTGCCCAGGGCCGGGTCACCGACCTCGACGGCTTCCTCGCCGACGTGGCCGCCCGTGAGGCGCAGATGCCGACCGGTCTCGACGGCGGCATCGGCATCCCGCACTGCCGGAGCGAACACGTCACGGAGCCGACGCTCGCTTTCGGACGCAGCGCCGCCGGGATCGACTTCGGGGCGCCGGACGGCCCCGCCGACCTGATCTTCCTGATCGCCGCTCCGGCGGGCGCCGACGACGCGCATCTGACGATCCTGTCGGCGCTGGCCCGCCAGCTCATGAACGCCGAGTTCACCTCCGCGCTGCGGGCCGTGGACGACGCGACGGCAGCGGCCGCGCTCATCCGCGGGGACGAGTCCCCGGCGGCCGCGGCTGCCGGCGCGGCCACGTCCCCGGCGACGACCGAGGCCTCAGAGGTGCCCGAGGTGGCCGAGGTGGCCGAGGGTTCCCAGGACTCCGTGGCGGTGTCGGCGGCGGCCTCCGCCGACACCGCCACGGTCAGCACCGGCGAGCGCCCGTTCCGTATCGTCGCCGTCACCTCCTGCCCCACCGGTATCGCGCACACCTACATGGCGGCCGAGTCGCTGGAGAACGCGGGCCGCGCGGCGGGCGTCGAACTCGTCGTCGAGACACAGGGCTCGGCCGGATTCACCCGGCTCGACCCGGCGGTCATCGCGGACGCGGACGGCGTGATCTTCGCGCACGACGTGCCCGTACGGGACAAGGACCGGTTCGCCGGGAAGCCGACCGTGGACGTCGGTGTGAAGGCGGGCATCAACCGGCCCACCGAGCTGATCTCCGAGGTGCGCGGCAAGGCGGAGCGCGGCGAGGTCACCGCGGGCTCCGCCCCCGGCACGCCGGTGGAGCGCGCGGGTGCCGCCGGGGAGGGCTACGGGACCATGCTCCGCAAGTGGCTGATGTCCGGCGTGAGTTACATGGTCCCGTTCGTCGCGGCCGGCGGTCTGCTGATCGCCCTCGGGTTCGCGATCGGCGGCTACCAGATCAACAAGGCGCCGTCGGTGATGGACCACTTCGTGTGGACCCAGGGGGACAGCTGGGGCGCGCTGCTCTTCCAGATCGGCGGCGTCGCCTTCGGGTTCCTCGTCCCGGTGCTGGCCGGCTACATCGCCTACGGCATGGCGGACCGGCCCGGTATCGTGCCCGGCTTCGTCGGCGGGGCGATCTCCCTCACCATCAACGCCGGCTTCCTCGGCGGCCTGGCCGCCGGTCTCATCGCCGGTGGTGTGGTGATCGGGATCCAGAAGGTGCGGATCCCGGCGGCCCTGCGCGGCATCATGCCGGTGGTGGTGATCCCGCTGATCTCCGCGGCGATCGTCGGGTTCCTGATGTTCGTGGTCATCGGCAAGCCCATCGCCTCCGCGCAGAAGGGCATGACCGACTGGCTCAACGGTCTCACCGGCTCCAACGCCGTCCTGCTCGGCGCGCTGCTCGGCCTGATGATGTGCTTCGACCTCGGGGGCCCGGTCAACAAGGTCGCGTACACCTTCGCCACCGCCGGTATCGCGGTCGCGAGCCCCAGCGACTCGGCCATGAAGATCATGGCGGCCGTGATGGCGGCCGGTATGGTGCCGCCGCTCGCCATGGCCCTCGCCACGACGGTGCGCGGCAGGCTCTTCACCCAGACCGAGCGCGAGAACGGAAAGGCGGCCTGGGTCCTGGGCGCCTCCTTCATCTCGGAGGGCGCGATCCCGTTCGCGGCCGCCGACCCGCTGCGTGTCATTCCGTCCGCCATGGCGGGCGGCGCGGTCACCGGAGCCCTGTCGATGATCTTCGGCGCGACGCTGCGGGCCCCGCACGGTGGCATCTTCGTGGTCCCGCTGATCGGCAACCCGTTCCTCTACCTGATCGCCATCGCGGCCGGCGTCTGTGTCACCACCGCCCTGGTGGTCGTCCTGAAGGGCATGCGGAAGCAGGCTTCCGCCGGTGCGGGCGCGGGTGTCGCGGAGGCTCCGATAACGACGAAGGCCGACACCACGGAGCCGGTCGCGGCCTGA
- a CDS encoding DUF6227 family protein, whose product MSVPYETAAYEPPESPESPEEHLARLLGRALNSFELPDEAIRRLDCALAHDSSLHSAHHSAGLHRETYRHTWLLADGSAVTLWELVHNTAPGSEPQHEVYVDEEELRAATARLPLPPDAPDFELPVTVGLSPVPEPRHAYVPDDSADHARRLLRRAENADRPGPDLATLLLRTAFAHQITQAFGRPCRAGQVGQVGLCFSLYEHAFLLRDGREISLWEVEHTATPDGRHMCEVYPTEDAARAAMERRAARLG is encoded by the coding sequence TTGAGCGTTCCGTACGAGACAGCAGCGTACGAACCACCCGAGTCGCCCGAGTCTCCGGAGGAGCACCTCGCGCGACTCCTCGGCCGTGCCCTGAACTCCTTCGAACTGCCCGACGAGGCGATACGCCGGCTCGACTGCGCGCTGGCGCACGACAGTTCCCTGCACTCCGCGCACCACAGCGCGGGGCTGCACCGCGAGACGTACCGGCACACCTGGCTGCTCGCCGACGGCTCCGCGGTCACGCTGTGGGAGCTCGTGCACAACACGGCGCCGGGAAGCGAGCCGCAGCACGAGGTGTACGTCGACGAGGAGGAGCTGCGTGCCGCCACGGCGCGGCTGCCGCTGCCGCCGGACGCGCCGGACTTCGAGCTGCCGGTGACGGTCGGGCTGTCGCCGGTCCCCGAGCCACGGCACGCGTACGTGCCCGACGATTCGGCGGATCACGCGCGGCGTCTGCTGCGACGCGCGGAGAACGCGGACCGGCCGGGTCCCGACCTCGCGACGCTGCTGCTGCGGACCGCGTTCGCGCACCAGATCACCCAGGCCTTCGGCCGCCCCTGCCGGGCGGGCCAGGTGGGCCAGGTCGGCCTGTGCTTCTCGCTCTACGAGCACGCGTTCCTGCTCCGCGACGGCCGGGAGATCTCCCTGTGGGAGGTCGAGCACACGGCGACACCGGACGGTCGGCACATGTGCGAGGTCTACCCGACGGAGGACGCGGCCCGCGCCGCGATGGAACGCCGGGCAGCACGGCTCGGCTGA
- the pfkB gene encoding 1-phosphofructokinase gives MILTVTPNPSLDRTYEVPSLDRGEVNRATGERVDPGGKGVNVSRAVAAAGRRTIAVLPLGGAPGALVAELLDAQGIEVAPVPVAGATRSNISVAEPDGTLTKINAPGPELSAAEAESLLETVRRQYGSGDTDWITCCGSLPRGLGPSWYADLVARAHAAGARIALDTSGPALLAALRERPDVVKPNAEELAEAVGRPLTTVGDAVKAAEELREMGAGAVLASLGADGQLLVDDSGAWFGSAQVDAVRSNVGAGDSSLAGFLIAGGRGPEALASAVAHGAAAVQLPGSVMPGPADLDPAGVTVTTEIPVDRVLTEPVS, from the coding sequence ATGATCCTCACCGTCACCCCGAACCCCTCCCTCGACCGCACGTACGAAGTCCCCTCACTGGACCGCGGCGAGGTCAACCGGGCCACCGGCGAGCGCGTGGACCCGGGCGGCAAGGGCGTGAACGTCTCGCGCGCGGTCGCCGCGGCCGGGCGGCGCACGATCGCCGTACTGCCCCTGGGCGGCGCGCCCGGCGCACTCGTCGCCGAGCTGCTCGACGCGCAGGGCATCGAGGTCGCCCCGGTCCCGGTCGCGGGAGCCACCCGGTCGAACATCTCGGTCGCCGAACCCGACGGCACCCTGACGAAGATCAACGCGCCCGGCCCCGAACTCTCCGCCGCGGAGGCCGAGTCGCTCCTGGAGACGGTGCGTCGGCAGTACGGTTCCGGCGACACCGACTGGATCACCTGCTGCGGCAGCCTGCCGCGCGGACTCGGTCCCTCCTGGTACGCCGACCTCGTCGCCCGCGCCCACGCGGCGGGTGCCCGGATCGCCCTGGACACCTCGGGACCGGCGCTGCTCGCGGCGCTGCGCGAGCGGCCCGACGTGGTGAAGCCCAACGCCGAGGAACTCGCGGAAGCCGTCGGGCGCCCCCTGACCACCGTGGGCGACGCGGTCAAGGCCGCCGAGGAACTGCGCGAGATGGGCGCCGGCGCCGTGCTCGCGAGCCTCGGTGCGGACGGGCAGTTGCTGGTGGACGACTCGGGAGCCTGGTTCGGCAGCGCCCAGGTGGACGCCGTACGCAGCAACGTGGGCGCCGGTGACTCCTCGCTCGCCGGATTCCTGATCGCCGGGGGGCGCGGCCCGGAAGCGCTCGCCTCCGCCGTCGCCCACGGTGCCGCCGCCGTGCAGTTGCCCGGCAGTGTCATGCCGGGACCGGCCGATCTCGACCCCGCCGGCGTGACCGTCACGACGGAGATCCCCGTGGACCGCGTCCTCACGGAGCCGGTGTCATGA
- a CDS encoding S-methyl-5'-thioadenosine phosphorylase translates to MENPVNPVNPVNPAGKQVPGVAEIGVIGGSGFYSFLDDVTEIQVDTPYGPPSDSLFLGEIAGRRVAFLPRHGRGHHLPPHRINYRANLWALRSVGARQILGPCAVGGLRPEYGPGTLLVPDQMVDRTKARAQTYFDGLPLPDGTVPNVVHVSLADPYCPVGRKAALEAARGRDWEPVDGGTLVVVEGPRFSTRAESLWHQAQGWSVVGMTGHPEAALARELELCYTSLTLVTDLDAGAEAGEGVSHDDVLKVFAANVDRLRSVLFDVVAGLPENGTRDCLCTTAMGGMDPGFQLP, encoded by the coding sequence ATGGAGAACCCCGTGAACCCCGTGAATCCAGTGAACCCGGCCGGAAAGCAGGTGCCCGGCGTGGCCGAGATCGGCGTCATCGGCGGCTCGGGCTTCTACTCCTTCCTCGACGACGTGACCGAGATACAGGTGGACACCCCCTACGGGCCGCCCAGCGACTCCCTGTTCCTCGGCGAGATCGCCGGGCGACGGGTCGCCTTCCTGCCACGCCACGGCCGCGGCCACCATCTGCCTCCGCACCGCATCAACTACCGGGCCAACCTGTGGGCGCTGCGGTCTGTCGGCGCCCGGCAGATCCTCGGGCCCTGCGCGGTGGGCGGTCTGCGCCCCGAGTACGGGCCGGGCACGCTGCTCGTGCCGGACCAGATGGTCGACCGGACGAAGGCGCGGGCGCAGACGTACTTCGACGGACTGCCGCTGCCGGACGGCACGGTGCCGAACGTGGTGCACGTGTCGCTGGCCGACCCCTACTGCCCCGTCGGCCGCAAGGCCGCTCTGGAGGCGGCGCGCGGGCGGGACTGGGAGCCGGTGGACGGCGGCACGCTCGTGGTGGTCGAGGGGCCGCGGTTCTCCACCCGCGCCGAGTCGCTGTGGCATCAGGCGCAGGGCTGGTCCGTGGTGGGCATGACCGGCCATCCCGAGGCCGCGCTCGCCCGTGAACTCGAGCTCTGCTACACGTCGTTGACCCTGGTCACCGACCTGGACGCGGGCGCGGAGGCCGGCGAGGGCGTCTCGCACGACGACGTCCTCAAGGTGTTCGCGGCCAACGTGGACCGGCTGCGGAGCGTGTTGTTCGACGTGGTGGCGGGGCTGCCGGAGAACGGAACGCGGGACTGCCTGTGCACGACGGCGATGGGGGGCATGGACCCGGGGTTCCAACTGCCGTGA
- a CDS encoding potassium/proton antiporter, with product MPGSARRERPLTVHHLNQLLLVCSLVLLVAVAAVRISSRSGLPSLLVYLGIGMAMGQDGVGDIHFSNAELTQVIGYAALVVILAEGGLGTKWKEIKPVLPAATSLALVGVAVSVGVTATAAHYLIDLEWRQALIIGAVVSSTDAAAVFSVLRKVPLPSRVTAVLEAESGFNDAPVVILVVAFSTAGPVEHWYVLVGEIALELAIGAAMGLAVGWLGSWGLRHVALPASGLYPIAVMAIAVTAYAAGALAHGSGFLAVYLASMMLGNAKLPHWPATRGFAEGLGWIAQIGMFVLLGLLVTPHEMGDDIWPALVIGLALTVVARPLSVFAALLPFRIPWQEQTLMSWAGLRGAVPIILATIPMVSGIEESRRIFNIVFVLVVVYTLVQGPTLPWLARTLRLGESTGPADLGIESAPLERLRGHLLSVAIPKGSRMHGVEVAELRLPAGAAVTLVVREGTSFVPLPTTVLRRGDELLVVATDPVRDAAERRLRAVGQGGKLADWLGPLGGGSGR from the coding sequence GTGCCCGGATCGGCGAGAAGGGAACGGCCGCTGACTGTCCACCACCTCAACCAGCTCCTGCTCGTCTGCTCGCTCGTCCTGCTCGTCGCGGTGGCAGCGGTTCGGATCTCCTCGCGCAGCGGGCTCCCCAGCCTGCTCGTCTACCTGGGCATCGGCATGGCCATGGGCCAGGACGGCGTCGGCGACATCCACTTCAGCAACGCCGAGCTGACCCAGGTCATCGGATACGCGGCCCTGGTCGTGATCCTGGCCGAGGGCGGCCTCGGCACGAAGTGGAAGGAGATCAAACCGGTCCTTCCGGCCGCCACCTCGCTGGCGCTGGTCGGCGTCGCGGTGAGCGTGGGGGTCACGGCCACCGCCGCCCACTACCTGATCGACCTGGAGTGGCGGCAGGCGCTCATCATCGGCGCGGTGGTGTCCTCGACGGACGCCGCGGCGGTCTTCTCGGTGCTGCGCAAGGTCCCCCTCCCCTCCCGGGTGACGGCCGTCCTGGAGGCCGAGTCGGGCTTCAACGACGCCCCGGTGGTCATCCTCGTCGTCGCGTTCAGCACGGCGGGCCCCGTGGAGCACTGGTACGTGCTGGTGGGAGAGATAGCCCTGGAGCTGGCCATCGGCGCGGCCATGGGACTCGCGGTCGGCTGGCTCGGCTCCTGGGGCCTGCGGCACGTGGCCCTGCCCGCCTCCGGCCTCTACCCGATCGCCGTGATGGCGATCGCCGTCACCGCCTACGCGGCCGGCGCCCTCGCGCACGGCAGCGGCTTCCTCGCCGTGTACCTCGCCTCGATGATGCTCGGCAACGCCAAGCTGCCGCACTGGCCCGCCACCCGGGGCTTCGCCGAGGGACTCGGCTGGATCGCCCAGATCGGCATGTTCGTCCTGCTCGGCCTGCTGGTCACGCCGCACGAGATGGGCGACGACATCTGGCCCGCGCTCGTCATCGGCCTGGCGCTGACCGTGGTGGCCCGGCCCCTGAGCGTCTTCGCCGCCCTGCTGCCCTTCCGCATCCCCTGGCAGGAGCAGACGCTGATGTCCTGGGCGGGGCTGCGCGGCGCCGTGCCCATCATCCTGGCGACCATTCCGATGGTGAGCGGCATCGAGGAGAGCCGCCGGATCTTCAACATCGTCTTCGTCCTGGTCGTCGTCTACACCCTCGTCCAGGGGCCCACGCTGCCCTGGCTGGCCCGCACGCTGCGGCTGGGCGAGTCCACGGGCCCCGCCGACCTCGGCATCGAATCGGCACCCCTGGAGCGGCTGCGGGGACATCTGCTGTCCGTGGCGATCCCCAAGGGGTCACGCATGCACGGCGTCGAGGTGGCCGAGCTGCGCCTGCCCGCGGGCGCCGCCGTCACCCTCGTCGTACGCGAAGGGACCTCCTTCGTACCGCTGCCCACGACGGTGCTGCGGCGCGGCGACGAACTGCTGGTGGTGGCCACCGACCCGGTCCGCGACGCGGCCGAGCGACGACTGCGCGCGGTAGGCCAGGGCGGCAAGCTGGCGGACTGGCTGGGCCCCCTGGGCGGCGGCAGCGGACGCTGA
- a CDS encoding Ig-like domain-containing protein translates to MNTPNSAARRALGACAALMVGALALTACGGNASADTEGKGGKNGSGSAKTSTAKIAISAKDGSTSASINATGVKVSDGKLTDVKMTVSGSGAAVPGAITADGGSWQPKAQLERGTKYQISATAKDASGRTAAANSIFTTVSSSNSFIGTYTPDNGSTVGVGMPVSFTFDKAISKPKAVQSHISVTSSSGQQVVGHWFGAQRLDFRPEQYWKAGSKVTMKIDLDGVEGANGVFGVQKKTVTFTIGRSQVSTVDVNTQTMTVVRDGKTLKSVPISAGSPEHTTYNGQMVISEKFAQTRMNGSTVGYGGEYDIPDVPHAMRLTSSGTFVHGNYWYNRGNPPFGRQGTSHGCVGMADVQGAQGDTTAKWFFDNSLVGDVVTVKNSPDKTVAPDNGLNGWNMSWSAWTAGNTA, encoded by the coding sequence GTGAATACGCCGAACTCAGCAGCGCGGCGCGCACTGGGGGCCTGTGCCGCCCTGATGGTCGGCGCCCTCGCCCTCACCGCCTGCGGCGGCAACGCCAGTGCCGACACCGAAGGCAAAGGCGGCAAGAACGGCAGCGGCTCGGCCAAGACGTCCACGGCGAAGATCGCCATCTCGGCCAAGGACGGTTCGACGAGCGCGTCCATCAACGCGACCGGAGTGAAGGTCAGCGACGGCAAGCTGACGGACGTGAAGATGACGGTGTCGGGGAGCGGTGCCGCCGTACCGGGGGCGATAACCGCGGACGGCGGCAGCTGGCAGCCCAAGGCGCAGCTGGAGCGTGGGACGAAGTACCAGATCTCGGCCACCGCGAAGGACGCGAGCGGGCGTACGGCCGCCGCCAACTCCATTTTCACGACGGTCTCTTCGAGCAACAGCTTCATCGGTACGTACACGCCCGACAACGGCAGCACGGTCGGCGTCGGGATGCCGGTCTCTTTCACCTTCGACAAGGCGATCAGCAAGCCGAAGGCCGTGCAGTCACACATCAGCGTCACTTCCAGCAGCGGGCAGCAGGTGGTCGGGCACTGGTTCGGCGCGCAGCGGCTCGACTTCCGGCCCGAGCAGTACTGGAAGGCCGGCTCCAAGGTGACGATGAAGATCGACCTGGACGGCGTCGAGGGGGCGAACGGTGTCTTCGGCGTGCAGAAGAAGACGGTCACCTTCACCATCGGCCGCTCCCAGGTCTCCACGGTCGACGTCAACACACAGACCATGACGGTGGTCCGGGACGGCAAGACCCTCAAGTCGGTGCCGATCTCGGCCGGCAGCCCGGAGCACACCACGTACAACGGGCAGATGGTGATCTCCGAGAAGTTCGCGCAGACGCGGATGAACGGCTCGACGGTGGGCTACGGCGGCGAGTACGACATCCCGGACGTGCCGCACGCGATGCGCCTGACCTCGTCGGGGACGTTCGTCCACGGCAACTACTGGTACAACCGCGGGAACCCGCCCTTCGGCCGGCAGGGCACCAGCCACGGCTGCGTGGGAATGGCCGATGTACAGGGCGCGCAGGGGGACACGACCGCCAAGTGGTTCTTCGACAACTCCCTCGTCGGGGACGTCGTGACGGTGAAGAACTCGCCCGACAAGACGGTCGCGCCCGACAACGGACTGAACGGCTGGAACATGTCGTGGAGCGCGTGGACCGCGGGAAATACCGCCTGA
- the mscL gene encoding large conductance mechanosensitive channel protein MscL: protein MSEKQQPGVWEGFKAFLMRGNVIDLAVAVVIGAAFTNIVNSVVKGIINPLVGAVGTKNLDSYHSCLKGPCQGSGDTATGVRILWGSVLGATLSFVITAAVVYFLMVLPMSKFLARQAARQKAKEGTQEVIEVSELEVLKEIRDALLAQRGSGQRPG, encoded by the coding sequence GTGAGCGAGAAGCAGCAACCCGGCGTCTGGGAGGGCTTCAAGGCCTTCCTCATGCGGGGCAATGTCATCGATCTGGCCGTCGCGGTGGTCATCGGAGCGGCCTTCACCAACATCGTCAACTCGGTGGTGAAGGGCATCATCAACCCGCTGGTCGGTGCGGTCGGCACGAAGAACCTCGACAGTTACCACTCCTGTCTGAAGGGGCCGTGCCAGGGCAGCGGGGACACCGCCACGGGCGTCCGGATCCTGTGGGGCTCGGTGCTGGGCGCCACGCTCAGCTTCGTGATCACCGCGGCCGTCGTCTACTTCCTGATGGTCCTGCCGATGTCGAAGTTCCTGGCCCGGCAGGCGGCCCGCCAGAAGGCGAAGGAAGGCACACAGGAGGTCATCGAGGTGTCCGAGCTGGAAGTGCTCAAGGAGATCCGCGACGCCTTGCTGGCTCAGCGCGGTTCGGGGCAGAGGCCCGGCTAG